A window of Seriola aureovittata isolate HTS-2021-v1 ecotype China chromosome 17, ASM2101889v1, whole genome shotgun sequence genomic DNA:
ttcagtgatccgatcacaagtggtcagctctaagtacGTCAGTTAAATGCCTCTCCACatgattgaccacttgtgatcggatctcacttccccactttatttgcaaataaacagatatgcgttgttgtttttagccattGTCAGACCTTCAGTAAACAAAGTGGAATGTAAGTTACCTGCACGTCCCCAGTTTTAATACCGCTTGGTCGCCCATACCCACCATCTCAGAATATTCTCGCATGACTGCCAGTCATCCAGGACCCATGTCCCTTACATTGGTAACTTCCgttactttgtttattttaaaatgaactaaaCAAAAAACGATTTCACTAGAGAAGTGAATGGCCATCAGGGCTACTCATTACTACTTGGTCTTAAGACTAACAGTTGGTCTTATCACatgcatcacatttttttaatgagatttgGGTTAATTACAAAGGGATTTTGACACTTTAAAGActtgttttcccttttgtttACAGAACACAGTCATGAACTGGAGCAAAGGTGGTCCAGGTGTGAAGCGAGGGTTTGGGTTTGGAGGATTTTCtcttgcaggaaaaaaagaggaacctCAACTTCCTCAAAAATCCCACACATCATTCGGCCCCACCGGATCAGGTGCGGGATATGGGAAGAACCAGCAGCTCCCATCGTTCTACAAAATTGGGACAAAAAGGGCAAACTTTGATGAGGAAAATGCGTGAGTATTACATCTCTCCCATACAAAGCCATGCATTTATACATAGGTTTAGTTCAACCCTAAGGAAACTTATCAGTGTGTAATGTGATTTGTGGTATTGAATGAATATAAAACTGcatctttgtcattttcaacAAGGTAttttgaagatgatgaagaggagtcCAGCAGCAATGTGGATCTGCCATACATTCCTGCAGAGAATTCACCCACACGGCAGCAGATGCAGTCTGGTGGCGGCTCAGACAGTGAGGATGACCCACTGGATGCCTTCATGGCGGAGGTTGAGGTGAGAAGAGAATTGCACAAACTTTGCACAGTTTATATTTCCAAATGCATAATCTGCtgttttctattaaaaaaaaaatgtttttctcagaaCCAAGCAGCTAAGGATATGAGGAAActagaggaaaaggaaaaggagaaaaagtcaGCCAAGtaagttatttttaatttgtttgattttttttttttttttagtcactTCTAATGTCCTTTACGTAggtgtttaaatttaaatttggcCAGAAGGACAAAAAGGATTGCCCACAACTGAATTAAAATTTTGTGAGCAAAACTATAAGCCCACTAATTTGAGATATtcatactgtttttttgtttgttttttttaaactcctgTACTATTCACTGCTTTTGCAAAGGTCATGAATTACCATTATCAATTGGCTTAATGCAGAAATTACATCTTTAGTGTTTCCAGTTACTGGCACAAAGAATGGCACAtacaactgtgtgtttttgctgataATAGATATTAGTACTAGATATCATCAGGTAAGCAAAGTGACCTTAGTCATAGTGGGGTGTGGGCTGTCTTGAGTGTATGAACGAGCCGCagggaagttttttttctccgctTGTCATTTCAGGGGTATTCGTGATGACattgaagaagaagatgaacaaGTGAGTGAGCCCTCCAAAGTTTTTAATCCACTACATTGCTGATCAGAGAGATGTCCAGACCAAAcattcctctcccctctctatTCTCATAAAGTGTTCCCCTCTGTCTGACCATGCAGGTTCCATATTTAGGGTCATCACGATGGAGACAATTTTCTTGTGTAGCTTATTCTTGTTGTTTTAGAAAGTGTGGAAAAAGCAtgtttaattgttaatttaTGTCAGCAAGTGATGGAATAGTTGATATCAGATTGTGATCAGTAATTTATCCTTTTGTTACAAAGCTGAATGTGTCTTCAGGTATACAGTGAGTCTCTTTGGTCTTGGTGCCTGGATGCTGTGGTAAGCAGCAATCTGGCTCAATTTTTCACATGAAGTGCTATGCTCTCTGCAGGAAGCCTACTTCCGCTACATGGCAGAGAATCCCACAGCCGGCCTGactcaggaggaagaggaggagaacattGACTATGACAGTGACGGGAACCCAATCGCCACTGCCACCAAGAAAATCATCATGCCGCTTCCTCCTATCGACCACTCTGAGGTGCAGCTGACAATGCTGATTAAACACAGACAGTTCAAAAGTGTTGTCTCAAATATAGATCAGcatgttatatactgtatttatcacGTGTTATATGAACTATTTTATTGTGATTATTGCAACCTGTTTTGTCTTCTTTCATAGATTGATTACTCACCCTTTGAGAAAAACTTCTACAATGAGCACGAGGAGCTCAGCAACCTGACTGGAACTCAAGTGTTGGAGTTAAGGCAGAAACTGAACTTGCGGGTAAGACCACGATTCACTTCATGCACGCTAgtatatataaatgtaacatTGCTGAAGTGACATACATGTGACAGTTATTACtcttgatgatgataataataaaaatagtttatCAAAGGCACCTGTGGCCTATAGAATAAAACGGTTCACATATAATACAGCCAGTACAGAAGATAAGATAAACTGTTGTgttcttcatcatcattgttattaatgtgtttttcctgcttattttttcttcctcaggtATCTGGTGCTGCCCCTCCAAAACCTTGTACCAGCTTTGCCCACTTCAGCTTTGATGAGCAGCTAATGCACCAAATCCGCAAGTCTGAGTACACTCAACCCACACCTATTCAGTGCCAGGTATAGTGCAAGTGTATCTTAAGGTAGCAACATAAATcagtattaaatgttttttttaatggtgatttagactttttgtttatttttgtgctgAATCTTTGGTGTAGGGCGTGCCTATAGCTCTGTCCGGACGTGACATGATTGGGATTGCAAAAACTGGCAGTGgcaaaactgcagcttttatcTGGCCAATGCTTGTTCATATCATGGACCAAAAGGAGTTGGAAGCAGGAGAGGGGCCCATCGCAGTTATCGTGTGTCCCACCAGAGAGCTTTGTCAGCAGGTAAGAAATGGGAAGAGATTTGAGTAAGTTTATGTGAGATTAATAAGAGGTTATCCGTTGCCGTATTAACAATAACACTTTGTTGGTGCACTAACGTGTGTCCCTTTAAATGTTCACCAGATCCATGCGGAATGTAAGCGCTTTGGGAAAGCCTACTCATTGCGTTCTGTGGCAGTTTATGGAGGAGGCAGCATGTGGGAGCAGGCCAAGGCTCTGCAGGAGGGGGCAGAGATCGTGGTGTGCACTCCGGTAAGAGAAGGGACTACCAACTTTTGTCTTTTACCTTGCTCCTATAAAGAATATTCACATTCCACTGCTGCaacaaacaaaaggtttacttctaatgtgtgtttgcacagggTCGTCTGATTGACCATGTGAAAAAGAAGGCCACGTCCCTGCAGAGAGTGACATACCTGGTGTTTGATGAGGCAGATCGCATGTTTGATATGGGCTTTGGTGGGTTGGAATGATCAGTTCTGTCACAAAGACGatgttaaacatgttttatgcaCTGCAGCTTATTTGTCTTTTCCCTTTCAGAATATCAGGTTAGATCTATTGCTAGCCATGTTCgcccagacagacagagtgagtggGTTTCCTTAAGTATTAAGACAATTTTTCATTGTCATAAGTTGCGAGGCTTAAGaacgttttttaaaacttttcataTGATTTCCTTCACAGCTCTTCTGTTCAGTGCCACTTTTCGAAAGAAGATAGAGAGGCTGGCCAGAGACATCTTGATAGATCCTATCCGTGTGGTGCAGGGAGACATTGGAGAGGTACATGGCATCACACATCGGTCAACACAAAATCAGCTTTTACATTTAGAACTGGAGCTACACAAGGAGACCAATATGTtttcaaagacacaaaatatatGGAATTATAAATTCAAGAACACAGAATTTTCAAATACACTTAAATTGTTctaatgttctgtgtttcctctcttgGCCAGGCCAATGAAGATGTGACCCAGGTCGTGGAGTTGCTGCCCAGTGGGACGGATAAATGGGCCTGGCTGACCCGGCGGCTGGTCGAGTTCACCTCTTCTGGCTCAGTCCTCATCTTCGTCACCAAGAAGGCAAATTGTGAAGAACTGGCCACTAATCTGACGCAGGAGGGCTACAGCATTGGGCTCCTGCATGGAGATATGGACCAGAGTGAGAGGAACAAGGTCATTAGTGACTTTAAGAAGAAGAATTTGCCCGTTCTGGTTGCTACTGATGTAGCTGGTGAGTACAAAACAAGGCGGTGATGGAGATGGGAGAGGTTTTCTACATTCCATATCCTTCCGTCTTTGTCAGTTTATGTTTGAACATCCACATGAACCTATTTGTGTCtcatttcaaacatttgctCTGTGAAGGAACAGTTAAGTCAAACAAAGTTTATAGTATAAgctatttgctgtttttattcttcccCAGCTCGTGGTCTGGACATCCCGTCCATTCGCACAGTGGTGAACTACGATGTGGCACGagacattgacacacacactcacaggatCGGTCGAACTGGCCGTGCTGGAGAGAAGGGCGTAGCTTACACTCTGCTCACCAACAAAGACACTACATTCGCTGGAGACCTTGTGAGAAATCTGGAAGGAGCTAATCAATCTGTTTCTAAAGAACTGATGGATTTGGCCATGCAGGTGAGAATCAGAAAAGGTTTATAGCAACCAGTCTAAACATTTTGCTTTCTGGAGTGGAGTTTAACTTTTTTCTCTTCACGTTTTTTCTTCCCCAGAATCCATGGTTTAGGAAATCCAGATTCAAGGGCGGTAAAGGAAAGAAGCTGAATATTGGTGGAGGTGGTCTGGGTTACAGAGAGAGACCAGGCCTGGGGGCTGAAAGTTCTGTGAGTTACTGATAACTAGACTGTGACTAGACTTCATGATCATAATGATTACTACGTGCTTTAAAATAAGGAGCAAAACGGAGAAGAAattcagagagagatgagtaACGCTCTGTTGTGTTGGCAGGAtcgcaccagcagcagcagcagcagcagcagcagcttgttgtcTTCCACTTGTAGCTATGAGGGCTACAGCAAACCAGCTACTGGGGCGATGGGAGACCGCATGTCCGCAATGAAACAAGCCTTCCAGGTAGATTTCTCTCTTTGCCACCAAGTGTATGATGCAGTTATTTGATAGAATTTCATACTGTGTATATTTTCGGTTCTGCTCTCTTACATTCACACTGATGATAGACTTTGTATGTGTGCTGTAAGttattctctcttcttcttttttttttaaaacaccatTAATTTATACATTAACTTAATATTTCTTTTAGCCAGTTGTAAATACTGCACTTGAAgcagattattaaaaaaaaaaaaaaaaattagaagaTGAATTGGTTAAGAATGACGTCTTTTCCAAACGGCAGCAAAGTgacttttcaaatgtaaaaatttaaaaCCTGGCCAGGAGGATTAACAGTCCTATCTCCACCCTGCAGAtatattttggtcattttctgtTATGAGACAGTAAAATCCTGACTTTGAAGTTTCATCACACCTTGTTTTGCCTCCAGGCAGCTAATATCTTCTTCTCaatgtttccttttcctcttcttctagGCTCAGTATAAGAGCCACTTTGTGGCTGCGTCCAGCGGCCCTCCTAAGCTCAGCACCAAGTCTAACAGCTCGTCAGGCTGGACGAGTGCCGGCAGTCTGAGCTCAGTGCCCACAGAGGCTGCCAATGGCTCAGAGAGGTCCCACTCTGCCACCTTGTCAATGTCCAGCTTCACCAGCGCCGGCTCCCTGAGCTCAGTGCCCACCAGTCAAACCAGTTCACAGCACAGCTACCCTCCGCCTGCACCTCCCTCACAGAGAGACAGCTCACGGGACAGACATGGCGATGACCGGGGGAGGCATGGGGACAGTTACCACCGCCACAGTGACAGGAGCGACCGGCACAGCGGTGAGGACCGCTACAGTGAAAGAGATCGCCATGGAGACAGAGACCGTGACCGCCACGGGGAACGGGATCGCTACAGCAGCAGCCGCCACGGCGACAGTCGCAATGGAGATGGAAGCAGGAGGGACAGAGATGATCGAAGAAGTGACAGGGATGGGGGAGACAGGGGgagtggggaggggagggacagaggagatgATAGCTTTGCTGTTCCTGAACCACCAAAACGTAGAAAGAGCAGGTGGGacaactaaagaaaaaaataaacacatcagtAGAATAATATGTGCAACCAACTGCTCCATGACAAACTTGTCTGTGTAGGCAGATAGCAGAGCATATCAGAGAGTGATACAAGCACAGGGATGGAGGGGGGGTTTTGTGGACTCTAAATAAATGGGAAGTGTATTGACGCTACTGTCATCTTGGCTCAGAACTCATGATTTGGTCAGAGCGCAACAGAGTGTGTCAGACAGGTCAACAaaagcagctcagagacagcCACTGTACATACACCATTAAGACTGTTGTTATTGTAAGTCAATAGGATCAAGCAATAGAGCTTTAATGAATCTTTATTGTAAGTAAACAATTCAAAGTTAGGATGTGTTGGTTGTTGTCTTGTTTCTACTCACTGAGCTCCTAACATGCTTTTGTGCTTGCAAACCTGACGCATTTATCTTTTCCTAACGGATCTTTgccaagtgtgtttgtgtgtttgctttttgttcATCTACAAAGCTAACTCTGAAAACTCTTTGCATCTTTGAAGGCGCTCAGTGATGATTCACAGTCACACAAGTACATGTCAAAAACTGTATAGCTCTTTTTGTGTCTTGTATTCAAGTTTTAGTGAAGTGCCTTCCCTTGGCATTTAGTCTGTCTTAtgcttttgaaatgtttttcaggaagatgcatttgtttgtttgagagagGGATTTCAAGTGTTCATTcacaaatggaaaatgtgaAGTTTTGATTAAAAAGACTCCTTTGGCAtctatttttgtatgttttctatGACGATCAATCTGTGCCGCCCATTCTGTTTTaccactgaaaacaaatgtacagGTGTTGCTCTCACTTCAGCCTTTGATATTGTTTATAAGTCTACATGAAATTCATGAGGCAGAGCAACAGACATGCTGACTGCTTTAAAAATGCACTGGGACTATCTTGTCtgaataacacattttttaacaatAGTTGTACCTGTTGTAATCAATACACCAATAATGAGCTATCAATATAGATGTAGATGTATCAGTGTCTTCACAAATACAACGCAGTGTTATAGTTTCTCACTGTGACCAGTGGAGGGTTGTGAACTCGTGTCATGACAGACATATTTTGCTTTGTGGCTGTGTTGCAGCCAGTTGCAGAAGAAATGTGGATGTGGAAAACTTGATTGCACTAAATATCAGCATATTCTGGATCCAAAAGTCAGTCAAGAAAGTGAAACTGCAAACAGGCTGGCTTTACAACAAGACAATGGTCCAAAGGCAGATCTCATAATCCACCATGTGCTACCTCAAGTAACAAGCTGAAGCTTTTGGAATGACCCTGAGAGTCCCCTGAGCTGAACCCAAGACGTTATAAGTTAAAAGTTGATTGATAAAAAGCCTATAAAGACTTTCCTGAACATCACTGAGATTCGGTGGGTTGATCTTCAACATGCCTTACAAGGCACCCTACTTAGTACTGACTTAGTCGGGTGTCCAAACTTGTGCACATGCCACAAttagtttaatttcttttattaagttcatgaaataaaaagtaaccgTGAATTAACATTTGAGGaaaggcttttttttatgtctgctgtttgctgcagggaGTATATTTACTTCTTGTCAAAGTTCAGGTGCCCATATGAACATTGAAAGGCATTTTTCTTGCTTCAGTCATTCTTGCCATTAAAAGATTCCTTTCTAATGCACTTTCAGTTTAAGTGATGGGGTACAAAATCAAGTGCTgtgcaaaaatacattcaaaagtTTATGTGAAGCTACGATGAGAattcagcagtctgagttacACAAATCAAGTGGGCATCTTCGACAGTTAAAGCTGTTTTAGTACAAGATTCACACCTTTATGTTTCCTGcaaatatgtttacattttgagcTCCAGCACATTGATAGTTCCATAAAGAGGGAATTTTGTTCTAAAACACTTTAACTTTGGAAGAAtatatttgattaatttgaaTGGCTAAAGCCCCATATTGGCTTCAGATAAacttttgaatacattttttgctCAAGGACTGTGCATTTTGTCCATCATCATCTACAATGAAAACCAAAGTGACCTCTTAAtgtatgaacaggaggaatgattacatcAAGCATAGCGTTCATTGTTTCATTACCTCGTAGAAATAGAAATCGTGAACCTACCCTTTGAAtctctttaaataaagttattgtAGAAGGATAATATTTACGTAAAAGCTTGAAAGTGTCATCCTTGTTCTAGACGTAGTACTGATTTATCCGACAACCCATGAATGCATCGGGAGCAGATGAGAACCAATAGCGTGCGACATCCTGCCGAAGAAAAAAACGTTCTGTTGAAAAACCGAGATCAGGGGCGAAGCAGAGGGTAGAAACTCACCGGCACCGGGGCCAGCGTCTGCAACAAAGCCTCCCAGAAAAGTGGATGAGAGGGCCGATATCTACGTCCAGCCACTGAGTGAACAGACTCTGCGTTTTTCAGCCAGTGTGTCGCAGACAAGAAGCGCAGATGGTGAGTGCTTTTGCTCGgctgttgtgtgtctgcagcctcCCCTCCCTCCGCTGCTCTCCTCCCggctcctcttttttttttgtgagatgaGGTGAGGTGATGATGTCTGTCCACTCGCCAAGGTTTAGCTAACCAGGAGTCGGTTTTGTTGTGTAAGCCACGGCATTAATCTTGGATTTAAATGCAGTATTTAGGCATCAGAGgagattttgtttatttaaaggaTATTCAATCGCCCGCCATCGTGTTCCTCCAAATGCTAGCAATGTGCTGGTTGTTCTAACGTCTATTAGTTAGCTAGCTTGATGGCTAATTAATATTAACAAAACTATGTGATTTAAACGTAttgaataatacatttaactCACATTATCCGTGCTAGTTTGAACACCTATCTTTCGTACTGACGGTCCATTTAAAATTCCCTCCATATTAGATTTGTAAATTCATTTGTGGTTTAATTTTATGTggcgttttttgttttgtttgagcaGCAGTTAGCAGGCATAGcagataaatgtgtgtatttgctgaTGAGGATTACCGCTGGCCTGTTATGTGGTAAATGTAGTAAATCAAGTCCACACAGCCAGGTattttgtaaaaagaatttGCAAATGATTTAACTGTAGAAACCATAAACAGTTATAATTTAGCAAATAAACAATTAGATAAAAGCAGAAGACACTGTTAAAGACTGCTGTATGTAATCAACAGTACGATTATTACAATAGAGGTGGGAAGTTTAAGGTGCACTCTGATCAAAAGATATTCCTATATTGATCTCCTTTAGTATGTTTGCATGCAACTCAATGTCCTAGTTTTGAGTCTTACCCCAGTGTTGATGTATTTTGGGATATATTTACAGGTAGTATGAAAAACCTGGTTATTCATATTCTTGTGTACATGATCGTGACAATCCAGGTTTCCGGTCTTGTCTGTGCAAGTGTGTCATGATTCCTCCTCAACATCTCAGCCGCTCAGTCATTTTATGTACCAATGGATAATGATCAGAAACCTGGATGAAGTATTTACCTGCCACAATAGGTCTTGGTTTCTTTCTGGAATATATAGGTTTCTCCAAAAGTAGCTTGCATGTAACCACACTCATTTAAACTTGAAACTAAATGGTCCATTAAATATCCACAGCAGCTTACAGCTGCTGTCATTGTCAGATGACTAATTCCTGACTGGATTTTCAGCATTAGATGAGAGTCTACAGCAGGTGGAAGAAAACATGCATTTTACCCTTTATACAAATTTcttgcctgtgtttgttttgtcaagtAGTTTACAAGCTGCTCTGTGGTCTGGTAAAACCACTTTTTATCCGTCCAGGGCACCACATCCACAGCAGTCTGTTATTATAACCCTGGCATATGGCGACAAGGCTTAAGTAAGTATATGGTCAGTTTCATTTCCTGCTTGTCAGTGGACTCCTTGACTGTAATTTCAGTCAGAGTTGACGGTACAGATTGACACCCTACTCAGTTGGCTGATTTACATCAGTATGCTGTGGGATTTGAGAGGCTGTTGTTGCAATTTGACTGACTTGTTtgtccaaaaataaataaataatgcgGATTTAGA
This region includes:
- the ddx42 gene encoding ATP-dependent RNA helicase DDX42 isoform X1, whose product is MNWSKGGPGVKRGFGFGGFSLAGKKEEPQLPQKSHTSFGPTGSGAGYGKNQQLPSFYKIGTKRANFDEENAYFEDDEEESSSNVDLPYIPAENSPTRQQMQSGGGSDSEDDPLDAFMAEVENQAAKDMRKLEEKEKEKKSAKGIRDDIEEEDEQEAYFRYMAENPTAGLTQEEEEENIDYDSDGNPIATATKKIIMPLPPIDHSEIDYSPFEKNFYNEHEELSNLTGTQVLELRQKLNLRVSGAAPPKPCTSFAHFSFDEQLMHQIRKSEYTQPTPIQCQGVPIALSGRDMIGIAKTGSGKTAAFIWPMLVHIMDQKELEAGEGPIAVIVCPTRELCQQIHAECKRFGKAYSLRSVAVYGGGSMWEQAKALQEGAEIVVCTPGRLIDHVKKKATSLQRVTYLVFDEADRMFDMGFEYQVRSIASHVRPDRQTLLFSATFRKKIERLARDILIDPIRVVQGDIGEANEDVTQVVELLPSGTDKWAWLTRRLVEFTSSGSVLIFVTKKANCEELATNLTQEGYSIGLLHGDMDQSERNKVISDFKKKNLPVLVATDVAARGLDIPSIRTVVNYDVARDIDTHTHRIGRTGRAGEKGVAYTLLTNKDTTFAGDLVRNLEGANQSVSKELMDLAMQNPWFRKSRFKGGKGKKLNIGGGGLGYRERPGLGAESSDRTSSSSSSSSSLLSSTCSYEGYSKPATGAMGDRMSAMKQAFQAQYKSHFVAASSGPPKLSTKSNSSSGWTSAGSLSSVPTEAANGSERSHSATLSMSSFTSAGSLSSVPTSQTSSQHSYPPPAPPSQRDSSRDRHGDDRGRHGDSYHRHSDRSDRHSGEDRYSERDRHGDRDRDRHGERDRYSSSRHGDSRNGDGSRRDRDDRRSDRDGGDRGSGEGRDRGDDSFAVPEPPKRRKSRWDN
- the ddx42 gene encoding ATP-dependent RNA helicase DDX42 isoform X2, with product MAENPTAGLTQEEEEENIDYDSDGNPIATATKKIIMPLPPIDHSEIDYSPFEKNFYNEHEELSNLTGTQVLELRQKLNLRVSGAAPPKPCTSFAHFSFDEQLMHQIRKSEYTQPTPIQCQGVPIALSGRDMIGIAKTGSGKTAAFIWPMLVHIMDQKELEAGEGPIAVIVCPTRELCQQIHAECKRFGKAYSLRSVAVYGGGSMWEQAKALQEGAEIVVCTPGRLIDHVKKKATSLQRVTYLVFDEADRMFDMGFEYQVRSIASHVRPDRQTLLFSATFRKKIERLARDILIDPIRVVQGDIGEANEDVTQVVELLPSGTDKWAWLTRRLVEFTSSGSVLIFVTKKANCEELATNLTQEGYSIGLLHGDMDQSERNKVISDFKKKNLPVLVATDVAARGLDIPSIRTVVNYDVARDIDTHTHRIGRTGRAGEKGVAYTLLTNKDTTFAGDLVRNLEGANQSVSKELMDLAMQNPWFRKSRFKGGKGKKLNIGGGGLGYRERPGLGAESSDRTSSSSSSSSSLLSSTCSYEGYSKPATGAMGDRMSAMKQAFQAQYKSHFVAASSGPPKLSTKSNSSSGWTSAGSLSSVPTEAANGSERSHSATLSMSSFTSAGSLSSVPTSQTSSQHSYPPPAPPSQRDSSRDRHGDDRGRHGDSYHRHSDRSDRHSGEDRYSERDRHGDRDRDRHGERDRYSSSRHGDSRNGDGSRRDRDDRRSDRDGGDRGSGEGRDRGDDSFAVPEPPKRRKSRWDN